The following is a genomic window from Mycolicibacterium sp. TY81.
CGGCGACCGGCACGACCAAGGCCGATGTTTTCGACTATTACCTCGCCGTCGCCGACGCCATGTTGCCGCACATCGCGGGCCGTCCCGTGACCCGCAAACGCTGGCCCAATGGTGTTGCGCAGCAGTCGTTCTTCGAGAAGCAGCTGGCGTCGTCGGCGCCGGAGTGGCTGGAGCGCGGTGCCATCACGCATCGCAGCGGAACCACCGTCTATCCGATCATCGACACGCCCGAGGGGCTGGCCTGGATCGCCCAACAGGCGTCGTTGGAAGTGCATGTGCCGCAATGGCGCTTTGTCGGCGGTGGCGGCGGCCCGGGCGAGGCCCCGGCGCCCGGGCCCGCGACACGCATCGTGTTCGACCTGGATCCGGGCGAGGGCGTCACCATGGCGCAGTTGTGCGAGGTGGCGCGTGCCGTCCGCGAACTCGTTGCCGGCATGGATCTGGAGGCCCATCCGGTGACCAGCGGCAGTAAGGGTTTGCACCTGTATGTGCCGCTGGCCTCGCCCGTCAGCTCCCGCGGTGCGTCGGCTGTCGCCAAACGTGTTGCCCAGCAACTCGAATCATCGATAGGTGGGCTGGTCACCGCGACCATGACCCGCAGTCTGCGGGCCGGCAAGGTGTTCCTGGACTGGAGCCAGAACTCCGCGGCCAAGACGACGGTGGCCCCGTACTCGTTGCGCGGCCGCGACGAGCCGACGGTGGCCGCGCCGCGCACCTGGGAGGAACTCGACGATCCCGAGTTACGCCAGCTGCGGTTCGACGAGGTGCTGGCCCGCCTGGCCGGCGACGGCGATCTGCTCGCGGACATGGACGGCGACGCGCCGGTGGCCGACCGGCTCACCACCTACCGCAGCATGCGGGACCCCGGTCGCACGCCGGAGCCGGTGCCCGCGGCCCCGCCCGCATCGGGTCTCAACAACCGCTTCGTCATCCAAGAACACCACGCCCGCCGGCTGCACTACGACTTCCGGCTCGAACGCGACGGCGTGCTGGTCAGTTGGGCTGTCCCGAAGAACCTTCCGGACACCTCGACCGTCAACCACCTGGCGGTGCACACCGAAGACCACCCGCTGGAGTACGCCACCTTCGAAGGCGACATCCCCAAGGGCGAATACGGCGGCGGGCACGTCACGATCTGGGATTCGGGCACCTACGACACCGAAAAGTTCCGGGACCCAGGCGAAAACGGCGAGGTCATCGTCAACCTCCACGGCAGCCGGGTCTCCGGGCGCTACGTGCTGATCCAGACCGAAGGTAAGAACTGGCTGGTGCGCCGGATGAAAGAGCAACGGCTGCAACCCATGCTGGCCACGCACGGCTCGGTGGGCCGGCTGTCTCCGGACCACTGGGCCTTCGAAGGAAAGTGGGACGGCTACCGGCTCCTGGTCGACGCCGACCACGGCCGAATTCGGCTGACCGCTCGCAGCGGCCGTGACGTCACGGGAGAATTCCCGCAACTGCAGTCGTTGGCAGCCGATCTCGCCGACCACCACGTGATCCTCGACGGCGAGGTGGTGGCGTTGCAGGACGGTGTGCCGAGCTTCCAGGCCATGCAGAACCGCGGTTCCGGCAGCCACATCGAATTCTGGTGTTTCGACATCCTGTCCCTCGACGGACGCGACCTGACCCGCGCGAAGTACCGGGACCGGCGAAAGTTGTTGGAAACCCTGGCCTCTGACGGCGCGCTGACGGTACCGCCACTGCTGCCGGCGGATGACCCCCTGAAGTTCGCCGATGAGCGCGGCTACGAAGGGGTGGTGGCGAAGAAATGGGATTCGGGCTACCGGCCGGGGCGGTCGGAGGCCTGGGTGAAGGACAAGTTCTGGCGCACACAGGAAGTGGTGATCGGCGGCTGGCGGGCCGGGGAGGGCGGCCGCACCAGCGGTATCGGGGCGCTGCTGATCGGAGTTCCCGAAAACGACGGCCTGCAGTTCGTCGGCCGCGTCGGTACCGGGTTCACCGACAAGATGCTGGCTGATCTGAAGGCGATGCTCAAGCCGCTCGAGACCCGCGAATCACCTTTTACCGCACCGCTTTCCACCGTGGATGCCAAAGGCGTGACCTACGTGCGGCCCGAGCTCGTGGGCGAGGTGCGCTACAGCGAGCGCACCTCGGACAATCGGCTGCGTCAGCCCAGTTGGCGTGGCCTACGCCCCGACAAGACGCCGGGGGAGGTCACCTGGGAGTGATTTGTGCACGATTTTCCGCGGCAGGCGCGGATTTTCGTGCACAAATCACGGCAGGCAGAGTGCGGCGGCGACGGCCTCTTCCAGCCCGCGCGTCGCCAGCTGATCGGCCAACTCGTTGTCGGTGATGCCGGAGTGCCCCTTCACCCAGAACCACTCGACCTGGTGCCGGGCGCAGGCCGCCTGCAGCCGCTGCCACAGATCGACGTTCTTCACGGGCTGCTTCGACGCCGTCATCCAGCCGTTGCGCTCCCAGCCGTACACCCACTTGGTGATGCCGTTGCGGACGTAGGTGCTGTCGGTGTGCAGGTGCACCACGACGGGCCGCGTCAACGCCTCGAGCGCCATGATCGGCGCCATCAGCTCCATGCGGTTGTTGCTGGTTTCACCGGCCTCACCGCCGAACATTTCGCGCACGTGATGGCGCATGCGCAGCACCGCACCCCAGCCGCCGGGGCCGGGGTTGGGGCGGCAGCCGCCGTCGGTGTGGATCACCACGACGTCATCGGTAGCGGAGTCGCTCATCGGCTGAGAATAGGTGCCGAGATCATCGCCGTGCGGACCGACATCCCGAATTCGTGATGCCGCAGCGTGGTGATCCGGCGTCCGGGTTGTACCGCCGGTTTGACGGGCGCGGTGCGGTCACCGAAGGAGGCGGCGGTGGCGTCGATGTCGTCGACGACGTAGGTCAGACCCCACAACGTAGACGGGCCGTCGCCCGTGGCGCCGGGCGACCCGACGACCTCGAGGATCACCTCGCCCAGCCGGAAGAAGATCTGCCGCATCGGCCGGCCGCCCAGTTCGCCGTCCCGTTCGCGGCGCGGATGGACGTCGACGGCCGCCAGCGCCGCGACGGTCCGTTTCAGATCGGGTGACAGCAGCACGACGTGGTCGACCGATACGGCGCCGTTGGGGTGCTCGGCGGGTATCGGCGGCGGCGTGTCCGAGCTGGTGGTGGGGATGCCGTCGAGCGGCTGGTCGGACGGCACGCCGCGCAGTGCCCATCCGACGATGCCCGTGCCGCGTTCACGTCCGACCAACCGGATACGGACGCCGCCGACCCGGCATACGCCGTCCGGGTCGACGGTGAAGCCGGCCGCGGTCCACGCGTCGGCGGGGTCGGCGACCTCGAACTCATCGACGGTGACGGTCATTGCCCGGCCTCGTCGACCGTCACCCGGAGTCGCGGCGGTTTCGTATCCGGCGCCACCCGTGCCCACACCGCGTCGACCATGGGCGCCAACAGTAGTTCGCCCATCTGCCGGGCGAGCACGGCGACGACCTGGGTGTTCTCGCGGCGCGTGGTCGAGGCGCGACCGGTCTTGCGGGCCGCGCGGACCTCGCGTTGCGTGAGGTCGACGATGACGTCGACCAGGTGGCTGTCGGCGACGTTCGGTTGCAGCAGGGCCCGGCGCACGTAGTCGACCACCGCCGGATTGGCCCGCAGCATGTCGCGGACGGCGGCGTCGCGCACGGCGGTGGAGGCGTCTTCGGGCACCTCGGCCAGGGCGCCCGCGAAGTAGTCGACCACCAGCTGGTCCACCGCGTTCCGCAGGCCGGCCTTGGTCTTGAAGTGGTGCTGCACCAGGCCGACCGCGACGCCGGCTTCGGCGGCAATGGCGCGCAACGAGATTCGGTCTTCGCCGTGTTTGGCGTACAGGTCCAGCGCGGTGTTTCGGATGCGCGCTTTGGCTGTCAGGTCGTCGACAGTTGCCCTCGGATCAACCATCAGACCTCCCATCGGCAACCGGATCAATGTACTGTACACATGAACAGGGGCCTATACAGTTGTATAGCGCGCAGAATTTAGCGAGGTGGACCAATGTCAGAGCTCTTCCCGAAGTACCGGGCCAGCTGGGAGACCGACCAGCACCGCGAGCTGCGTCAGCACGCGGCGGCGTTCCTGGCCAAGGAGGCCACGCCCAACCAGGAGCGGTGGGCCAAGAACCGCCAGGTCGACCGCGAGTTCTGGAACAAGCTCGGCGACGCCGGCCTGCTCGGCCTGGACCTGCCAGAGGAGTACGGCGGCGCGGGCGGTGACTTCGGGTTCTCGGCCGTGGTGGCCGAAGAGTTTGCGCTGGCCCATGATTCGGCCTCCGGCTGGTCGGTGCACTCGCCGATCGTGGCGCACTACATCGACACCTACGGCAACGCGGAGCAGAAGGCCCGCTGGATGCCGAAGATCATCAGTGGCGAGACGGTGCTGGCCATCGCGATGACCGAGCCGGGCACCGGTTCGGACCTGCAGGCCGTCCGCACCACCGCCATCCGCGATGGCGACCACTACGTCATCAACGGCTCAAAGACCTTCATCTCCAACGGATCTCTGTGTGACATGGTGGTGATCGTCGCCAAGACCGATCCCACGCAGGGTGCGGCCGGGGTGTCGCTGATCGTCGCCGAGGTCAACGACCTGCCGGGCTTCGAGCGCGGCCGGGTGCTGGAGAAGGTCGGTCAGCACGGCCAGGACACCCGCGAGCTGTTCTTCACCGACATGCGCGTGCCGGTCACCAACCTGCTCGGTGAGCAGGAAGGCCTGGGCTTCTACCAGCTGATGTCGCAGCTGGCCCGCGAGCGGCTCGTCATCGGATCGATCTGCGCCGGCATGGCCGAGGCCGCGGTGCTGGAGGCCATCAAGTACACCAAGCAGCGCGAGGCCTTCGGCAAACCGCTGATCAACTTCCAGCACAACCGATTCCAGCTCGCCGAGCTCAAGGCCGAGGTGCTGTCGATCAAGACCACGGTGGACTACTGCGTGCAGTCGCTGATCGACGGCGACAACGATCCGGCGATCGCGTCCATGGGCAAGCTGATCGCCGCCGACCGGGCCGTGGCCGTCGTCGACCGCTGTGTGCAGTTCTTCGGCGGGTACGGCTACATGATGGAGTATCCGATCGGCCGGGCGTATGCCGCGGCACGCGTCAACAAGATCTACGGCGGCACAAGCGAAATCATGAAGGAGATCATCAGCCGCACGCTGTGATCCAGCCAGCGAGCCGGGGCACTTCCCGCTCGCGAACTGGGGGCACCTCCCGCTGGGGGACTGCTCGCCAGACTTGGCGATCCGTGGCAAGGTGATTACATGAGTGCCTCGGATGAGTACAGCGTCGACGATGAGGATCAGCTGACCCAGGAGGACATGCTGATCGACCGCGGTGTCGATGACCTGCTGGACGAGGGCTACTCGCCGCCGGACAAGTGGCGCGAGCCCCGGGATGACGAGACCCTCGACGAACTGCTCGCCGAGGAAGAGCCGGACCCGGCGCTGCAACTTGACGAGGGTGACGATCCCGACGAGCAGTGGGGCGAAGACGAGGTCGGTGACCAGCGGTCCGGCCGGCTCGTGGCCGGCGAGCAGGACGGCGAGCTGCTCGCGGGGGACGTCGGCATCGACGGGAGCGCGGCCTCCGCCGAGGAGGCCGCGGTCCACGTCATCGACGAGTAGTCGCGCTCAGACCTTGGCGATGACGTTCTCGGCGAACATCTCCAGGTGCTTGATCTTCTCGTCGAGCGGCTGGGTGTCCTCGCCCATGATGTAGGGCACGCGGAAGCCGACGATGACGTCGGTGACGCCCTTGTCCTCGAGCCGCTTCACGCCGTCGACGGTGAAGCCGTCGATCGAGATGACGTGAATCTGGAACTCGTCGCACAGCCCGATCCGCTCTTCGGATTCGCGGTACTGCGCAAGCTTCTTCAGCAGCGGATCGAGCTCGGCCGGGTCGCCGCCGCCGTGCATCCAGCCGTCGTTACGGGCGGCGCGCTTGAGCGCGGCGTCGGCATGGCCACCGACCAGGATCGGTACCGGCTTGGTCGGCGCGGGCGTCATCTTGGTCTTGGGGATGTCGTAGAACTCGCCGTGGTACTCGAAGTAGTCACCCGAGGTCAGGCCGCGGATGACGTCGATGCACTCATCCATGCGCTTGCCGCGGCGGGCGAACGGCACGCCCATGACCTCGTAGTCCTCCGGCCACGGGCTGGTGCCGACGCCCAGGCCCAGGCGGTTGTCGAACAGCGCGGCCAGCGACCCGGCCTGCTTGGCGACCAGGGCCGGCGGCCGGATGGGGAGCTTCAGCACGAAGATGTTGAAGTGCAGCTTGGTCGTGACGGCGGACAGGGCGCCGATCAGCGAGAACGACTCGATGAACGACTTGCCGTCGAGGAATTCGCGGCTGCCGTCGGCGGTGTACGGGTAGGACGAGTCGGACTCGAAGGGGTACGCGATGCTGTCCGGAATGGTCATTGCGTGGTAGCCGGCTTCGTCAGCCGCCTTGGCCAGCGGGATGTAGTACTTCGGATCGGTCATCGCTTCGGCGTAGGTGAACCTCATGGACCGATGCTAGAACGTGTTCTAGTTTTGTGGAATGGGTACTGCCCATTCAGTGGCGATCAAGTCAGCGGGAACGGCGGCAAACCGGCGCCACTGATGGCGTAGCCGCCCTGCTGGCTGCGCTCGGTGACGCGTGCCGTCGCGGTGCGTTCGCCGACCGCCACGGTGACGGGCGTGCGCGGCAGCTCGTCGAGCGTCTCGAAAACCGTCCCGCGCCAGTGGTACTGGCCGTCGATCGGATCGAGGTGCCCGGCCAGCCGGACCCGGACCTCGCGGCCGTCGATGGTGGCCGGCCCGTCGTACAGGTCTTCGGGTTCGGCAATCTCGGCTCGCGTCGCCGGCGCAATCTTGCCGCCGGGCAGGAAACCGCTGCGCCGCCACAACCGCCGCGCGATGGGGCCGAGGAGTCCAACCTCCTCCAGGAACGACGCGAGCGGCGCGAACCCGGCGATCTGCGTCTCGATCCGGTGCGGCGAGGTCCGCGCCATCCGGCGCGCGGCCCGGGCGTCCAATCCGACGCGGCGGTACTGCACCTTGTTGGTGAACAGGAACCGGAAGAACAGGCCGCCGACCCCGTTGAGGTTGCCGATCCAGAAGCGCTTCGGCCACGACATCTCCGGGGCGCGCTTGCGCAGTCCGTCGCGGGCGAACTGGATGTGCCGGGCCTCTTCGGTGACGTGAATCCGCATGAGCCGCTGCACCATTGGCTGCAATTCCGGATCGTCCATCATCTGGCGTTGCAGCGAATCGAAGATCTCCTCGCCGATCAGTGCGGCCACCCACAGCACCGAACCCTGGAAGGCGAACGGCAGCATGTTGATGATCGTGCGCTGGTACCACTTGGGCCGCACCGGGTCGGCGCCGACCTTCTCGATGGCCTTGCCGAACATCACCATGTGCCGGGTCTCGTCGCCGAGTTCGGTCAGCTCGTAGTGGGTGGCGCTCGCCGTCGGGTCCTGATGCATCGCCTTGCGCAGCAGGGCCTGGTTGAGGATGTTCTCGAACCAGATGCCGGCCGACAGGGTGTTCACCAGTTCCTGGCGGGAGAGCTCGATCTGCTCGGCCCGGCTCATCGCCTCCCAGATCGGGGTGCCGTACAGCGAGACGACCTTCGGTGGCAGGAAGTACTTGTCCGGGTCGATCGGCGCGGCCCAGTCGATGTCGACAATCGGCGCGTATGACTTGCGTACAGAGCCCTTGAGCAGGCGCTCGGCGAATTCCTCGCGAGTAGCCTGACCCTTGACCGAAGCTGTCATCGTTGACATCCCTTCGAAAGTGTCCGTAATCCGAAGCTACGTCCGATATCAGAGGTAGTCAATACCTGCGGTACTGGATAAATGTGCGGCTGCCGCGGGCGGCTAGCCTTCGCGGATGCGCACCATCCACGTCATCGGTATCGGCGCCGGCGACCCGGACTACGTCACCGCCCAGGCCGTCACGGCACTCAACGACACCCAGGTGTTCTTCGCCATGGATAAAGGCGATACCAAGGATGACCTCGTCGCGCTGCGCCGCCTGATCTGTGAGCGTTTCATCGAAGACCCGGCCTACCGGTTCGTGGCGCTGCCGGATCCGGTGAGGGCCAAAGATCGTGAGTACCACGAAGCGGTGGCCGAATGGCACGCCGCACGAGCGCGGCTGTGGGCGGAGGCCATCGAGACCGAACTGGGGCCCGACGGCGTCGGCGCCTTCCTCGCGTGGGGCGATCCGTCGCTCTACGACAGCACGCTGCGCATCCTGGACCGCGTCGCCGAACACGTCGAGTTCGAGTTCGACGTCATCCCCGGCATCACGGCCATCCAGGCCCTCACGGCTCGACATCGCATCCCGCTCAACGACATTGGCGAGCCGGTGCTGATCACGACGGGGCGTCAGCTGCGTGAGCACGGGCTGGCCGGCGCCGCGGTGGTGATGCTCGACGGCGAGTGCTCGTTCCTGGAATGCCCACCGCAGACCCGGATTTGGTGGGGTGCCTACCTCGGCACGCCGGACGAGATGCTCATCGCCGGCACCGTCGGAGCGGTCGGGGAGCAGATCGCCCGGGAGCGCGCCGAGGCCCGGACGCGGCACGGCTGGATCATGGACACCTATCTGCTGCGGGCAGAATCGACGGCATGAAATCGTTGCTG
Proteins encoded in this region:
- a CDS encoding DUF5709 domain-containing protein — encoded protein: MSASDEYSVDDEDQLTQEDMLIDRGVDDLLDEGYSPPDKWREPRDDETLDELLAEEEPDPALQLDEGDDPDEQWGEDEVGDQRSGRLVAGEQDGELLAGDVGIDGSAASAEEAAVHVIDE
- the cobF gene encoding precorrin-6A synthase (deacetylating) — protein: MRTIHVIGIGAGDPDYVTAQAVTALNDTQVFFAMDKGDTKDDLVALRRLICERFIEDPAYRFVALPDPVRAKDREYHEAVAEWHAARARLWAEAIETELGPDGVGAFLAWGDPSLYDSTLRILDRVAEHVEFEFDVIPGITAIQALTARHRIPLNDIGEPVLITTGRQLREHGLAGAAVVMLDGECSFLECPPQTRIWWGAYLGTPDEMLIAGTVGAVGEQIARERAEARTRHGWIMDTYLLRAESTA
- a CDS encoding VOC family protein; its protein translation is MTVTVDEFEVADPADAWTAAGFTVDPDGVCRVGGVRIRLVGRERGTGIVGWALRGVPSDQPLDGIPTTSSDTPPPIPAEHPNGAVSVDHVVLLSPDLKRTVAALAAVDVHPRRERDGELGGRPMRQIFFRLGEVILEVVGSPGATGDGPSTLWGLTYVVDDIDATAASFGDRTAPVKPAVQPGRRITTLRHHEFGMSVRTAMISAPILSR
- a CDS encoding acyl-CoA dehydrogenase family protein, encoding MSELFPKYRASWETDQHRELRQHAAAFLAKEATPNQERWAKNRQVDREFWNKLGDAGLLGLDLPEEYGGAGGDFGFSAVVAEEFALAHDSASGWSVHSPIVAHYIDTYGNAEQKARWMPKIISGETVLAIAMTEPGTGSDLQAVRTTAIRDGDHYVINGSKTFISNGSLCDMVVIVAKTDPTQGAAGVSLIVAEVNDLPGFERGRVLEKVGQHGQDTRELFFTDMRVPVTNLLGEQEGLGFYQLMSQLARERLVIGSICAGMAEAAVLEAIKYTKQREAFGKPLINFQHNRFQLAELKAEVLSIKTTVDYCVQSLIDGDNDPAIASMGKLIAADRAVAVVDRCVQFFGGYGYMMEYPIGRAYAAARVNKIYGGTSEIMKEIISRTL
- a CDS encoding diiron oxygenase, with protein sequence MTASVKGQATREEFAERLLKGSVRKSYAPIVDIDWAAPIDPDKYFLPPKVVSLYGTPIWEAMSRAEQIELSRQELVNTLSAGIWFENILNQALLRKAMHQDPTASATHYELTELGDETRHMVMFGKAIEKVGADPVRPKWYQRTIINMLPFAFQGSVLWVAALIGEEIFDSLQRQMMDDPELQPMVQRLMRIHVTEEARHIQFARDGLRKRAPEMSWPKRFWIGNLNGVGGLFFRFLFTNKVQYRRVGLDARAARRMARTSPHRIETQIAGFAPLASFLEEVGLLGPIARRLWRRSGFLPGGKIAPATRAEIAEPEDLYDGPATIDGREVRVRLAGHLDPIDGQYHWRGTVFETLDELPRTPVTVAVGERTATARVTERSQQGGYAISGAGLPPFPLT
- a CDS encoding TetR/AcrR family transcriptional regulator, encoding MVDPRATVDDLTAKARIRNTALDLYAKHGEDRISLRAIAAEAGVAVGLVQHHFKTKAGLRNAVDQLVVDYFAGALAEVPEDASTAVRDAAVRDMLRANPAVVDYVRRALLQPNVADSHLVDVIVDLTQREVRAARKTGRASTTRRENTQVVAVLARQMGELLLAPMVDAVWARVAPDTKPPRLRVTVDEAGQ
- a CDS encoding LLM class flavin-dependent oxidoreductase codes for the protein MRFTYAEAMTDPKYYIPLAKAADEAGYHAMTIPDSIAYPFESDSSYPYTADGSREFLDGKSFIESFSLIGALSAVTTKLHFNIFVLKLPIRPPALVAKQAGSLAALFDNRLGLGVGTSPWPEDYEVMGVPFARRGKRMDECIDVIRGLTSGDYFEYHGEFYDIPKTKMTPAPTKPVPILVGGHADAALKRAARNDGWMHGGGDPAELDPLLKKLAQYRESEERIGLCDEFQIHVISIDGFTVDGVKRLEDKGVTDVIVGFRVPYIMGEDTQPLDEKIKHLEMFAENVIAKV
- the ligD gene encoding non-homologous end-joining DNA ligase: MEQFGRVRLTNPDKVLYPATGTTKADVFDYYLAVADAMLPHIAGRPVTRKRWPNGVAQQSFFEKQLASSAPEWLERGAITHRSGTTVYPIIDTPEGLAWIAQQASLEVHVPQWRFVGGGGGPGEAPAPGPATRIVFDLDPGEGVTMAQLCEVARAVRELVAGMDLEAHPVTSGSKGLHLYVPLASPVSSRGASAVAKRVAQQLESSIGGLVTATMTRSLRAGKVFLDWSQNSAAKTTVAPYSLRGRDEPTVAAPRTWEELDDPELRQLRFDEVLARLAGDGDLLADMDGDAPVADRLTTYRSMRDPGRTPEPVPAAPPASGLNNRFVIQEHHARRLHYDFRLERDGVLVSWAVPKNLPDTSTVNHLAVHTEDHPLEYATFEGDIPKGEYGGGHVTIWDSGTYDTEKFRDPGENGEVIVNLHGSRVSGRYVLIQTEGKNWLVRRMKEQRLQPMLATHGSVGRLSPDHWAFEGKWDGYRLLVDADHGRIRLTARSGRDVTGEFPQLQSLAADLADHHVILDGEVVALQDGVPSFQAMQNRGSGSHIEFWCFDILSLDGRDLTRAKYRDRRKLLETLASDGALTVPPLLPADDPLKFADERGYEGVVAKKWDSGYRPGRSEAWVKDKFWRTQEVVIGGWRAGEGGRTSGIGALLIGVPENDGLQFVGRVGTGFTDKMLADLKAMLKPLETRESPFTAPLSTVDAKGVTYVRPELVGEVRYSERTSDNRLRQPSWRGLRPDKTPGEVTWE
- the rnhA gene encoding ribonuclease HI — its product is MSDSATDDVVVIHTDGGCRPNPGPGGWGAVLRMRHHVREMFGGEAGETSNNRMELMAPIMALEALTRPVVVHLHTDSTYVRNGITKWVYGWERNGWMTASKQPVKNVDLWQRLQAACARHQVEWFWVKGHSGITDNELADQLATRGLEEAVAAALCLP